Below is a genomic region from Gillisia sp. Hel_I_86.
GCCCTGAGCGGCTTTTATGCCTACGTTTCTACTTACACCTGCGCCCAGATTTGATTTGTTCTGAAAAAGTTGAATTCTGGGATCTGCTAATTGGAATTTATTGACTACTGAAATTGTTAAATCTTCTGAAGCGTCATCAATTATTAATAATTCCCAGTTGAGGTGCGTTTGTTGTAAAACAGATTGAATGGCATCAGCAATATAGGCGGCCGAATTATAAGCGGGCATTATTACCGATACCAATGGCAATTCTTCCATTTAGCTGTATTTAGCGTCTTATGTGCTTTGCGAAATCCTTGTGCTCACTTTTAAACAATTCTTCTTGGGTAAGCCCTTTAAAATAATCATAGGTGATCTTCATACCCTTTTCCCTGGAAACCTTGGGTTCCCATCCCAATATTTCTTTGGCCCTGGTAATATCTGGTTGCCGTTGCATTGGATCGTCCTCTGGCAAAGGCACACAAATTACTTTCTGATTGGTATTGGTGAGCTTTATTATTTCATCTGCAAATTCCCGGATTGTAATTTCATCTGGATTCCCAATATTCACAGGATCTGAATAATCACTTAAAAGCAATCTATAAATTCCTTCTACTTGATCGTCTACATAACAAAAAGAACGTGTTTGAGAACCGTCCCCAAATACCGTGAGGTCTTCTCCCCTTAATGCCTGACCGATAAATGCAGGAATCACACGGCCATCATTTAAACGCATTCTTGGGCCATAGGTATTAAATATTCTGGCAATTCTAGTCTCAAGTCCGTGAAAACGATGATAAGCCATGGTCATGGATTCCTGAAAACGCTTTGCTTCATCATAGACACCACGAGGTCCTATAGAATTTACATTCCCATAATAATCTTCGGTTTGAGGGTGCACCAAGGGATCACCATAAATTTCTGAAGTGGAAGCAATTAAAATCCGAGCTTTTTTTTCCTTCGCCAAACCTAATAAATGCAAAACTCCCACAGAGCCCACTTTCAAGGTCTGAATTGGGATTTTTAAATAATCTATTGGACTGGCCGGTGATGCAAAATGTAATATATAATCCAATTCTCCAGCTACATGCACATATTTGGTAATATCATGATGATAGAACTCAAAATTTTCGAGCTTTAAAAGATGCTCGATGTTCTTCATATCACCAGTTATCAGATTATCCATTCCAATAACCAAATATCCTTCTTTAATGAACCTATCGCATAAATGAGAGCCTAAAAACCCAGCTGCTCCGGTAATCAATATCCTTTTAGGCATCTAAAAATTTTATTTAATTAATAATTGTAATTGTATAGTTCCAATACTGCATCCTGCCATGAAGCAACCTCCACCTCCAAATTCATCTCCAATTTAGTTTTATCCAAAACACTATATTCCGGTCTTTTCGCAATTGTTTTATAAGAATTATCTTCAATTAAAGTAACCTCCTCATATTTATTGGACACTCTTAAAATCTCTTCTGCAAATCCGTGCCAGGTGGTTTCCCCACTATTGCTGAAATGATACAAACCGTAGTGCTCATTTTCTTCTTTTATGATTTGTATTAACAAATTGGCAAGATGATTTGCGTTGGTGGGTGTCCCTTTTTGGGATGTTGTTATATTCAAGGTAGCATTTTCTCCTGCCTTTCTTAAAATGGTTTTATAAAAATTATGTCCAAATTCTGAATATAACCAAGATGTGCGAAATATAAAATAGTATCCAATCGTATTTTGGATGTGTTGCTCGCCTTTTAATTTTGAGGCGCCATACACGTTCATTGGATTTGTCCTATCATTTTCTTTATATGGAATATTGCTGCTCCCATCAAATACATAATCTGTGGAAATATGCATAAGAACCGTGGAATGCTTTTTACAAATCTCGGCCAAATCCTTGACTGCATCAGCATTAATTTTATAGGCTTTTTCCTTCTCGGATTCTGCTTTTTCAACATTGGTATAAGCAGCACAATTTATACAGTAATCTATTTGCTTACTGGCAAAGCACATCTCCAAATCGCATTTTGAGGTAACATCAATTTCTGAAGAATCCATGAAGAGCCAATCAATCGTTTCTTCATTTGCGGCAATCTTTTGAATGCACTTCCCCAACTGCCCAGATGCTCCAGTTACCAATACCGTTTTCATGGAAATAATTCTTTGAGCGTTGGTAATTTAGTGTCTTTTTCTGATAGAATGAACGCTTCTTCCGGAATTTTCCAATCGATAGCAAGATCTGGATCATTGTAAATCACTCCAGATTCTGAGCCAGGATAATAAAACCGATCGCATTTATAAGAAAAAACAGAAGTTTCAGACAAGGTGACAAACCCATGTGCAAAGCCTTGTGGGATAAATAATTGATGCTGATTCTTATCGGATAATATTATTTCATAAGACTGTTTAAAAGTTGGAGATTCTGGTCTTAGATCTACCACCACATCCAACACTTCTCCGTAAATTACCCTTACCAACTTCGCTTGGGCAAACTTCCCAGATTGAAAATGCAAACCCCGTAATACCCCTTTTTTGGAAACCGACTGATTATCTTGTACAAACTCCAAATCCAAGCCTGTAATCTCATTAAATTTCTTTTTATGGTAGCTTTCTAAAAATATACCTCGATGATCTGGGTATACCTCTGGAGTTAAAATAAAACAATCCTTTAAAGGTGTCTTTTCAAACTTCATTAATTAAGAATTAAAAATTTGTTCCAAGATTTTTTCGGTGATCAAATAGGTGGGTTTTACACCGGTAGTTCCCAATCCTCCAGATGCTAGGGTACTGCCCGTTACTAGTGGATTGTCCGAAGCATAATAAGCATATCTCACCTTGACATCTTCTTTGATGTTTCCCCGTAACCTAGAGGCAGCCTGAATTGCTTTTTGGTAATGCACTCCCTCCATTTCCAATCCAACTACATCCCAAGTAGATTCTTGAAAAAACTTTAATATATCCCTATTTTGAAGGGATGTACCAAGTACTGTGATCATCGAGCCATCTACGACCTTGATGCCATT
It encodes:
- a CDS encoding UDP-glucuronic acid decarboxylase family protein translates to MPKRILITGAAGFLGSHLCDRFIKEGYLVIGMDNLITGDMKNIEHLLKLENFEFYHHDITKYVHVAGELDYILHFASPASPIDYLKIPIQTLKVGSVGVLHLLGLAKEKKARILIASTSEIYGDPLVHPQTEDYYGNVNSIGPRGVYDEAKRFQESMTMAYHRFHGLETRIARIFNTYGPRMRLNDGRVIPAFIGQALRGEDLTVFGDGSQTRSFCYVDDQVEGIYRLLLSDYSDPVNIGNPDEITIREFADEIIKLTNTNQKVICVPLPEDDPMQRQPDITRAKEILGWEPKVSREKGMKITYDYFKGLTQEELFKSEHKDFAKHIRR
- the rfbC gene encoding dTDP-4-dehydrorhamnose 3,5-epimerase produces the protein MKFEKTPLKDCFILTPEVYPDHRGIFLESYHKKKFNEITGLDLEFVQDNQSVSKKGVLRGLHFQSGKFAQAKLVRVIYGEVLDVVVDLRPESPTFKQSYEIILSDKNQHQLFIPQGFAHGFVTLSETSVFSYKCDRFYYPGSESGVIYNDPDLAIDWKIPEEAFILSEKDTKLPTLKELFP
- the rfbD gene encoding dTDP-4-dehydrorhamnose reductase, producing the protein MKTVLVTGASGQLGKCIQKIAANEETIDWLFMDSSEIDVTSKCDLEMCFASKQIDYCINCAAYTNVEKAESEKEKAYKINADAVKDLAEICKKHSTVLMHISTDYVFDGSSNIPYKENDRTNPMNVYGASKLKGEQHIQNTIGYYFIFRTSWLYSEFGHNFYKTILRKAGENATLNITTSQKGTPTNANHLANLLIQIIKEENEHYGLYHFSNSGETTWHGFAEEILRVSNKYEEVTLIEDNSYKTIAKRPEYSVLDKTKLEMNLEVEVASWQDAVLELYNYNY